One genomic window of Fusarium keratoplasticum isolate Fu6.1 chromosome 3, whole genome shotgun sequence includes the following:
- a CDS encoding Cysteine proteinase 1, mitochondrial — translation MGAQQSKTEPTLHEKAVLERLQNLQVQDQDDYVEVTSDAEKASIGPLIRDAEGLPLHVLESWQAAIIKDPKNKLALTALSSANPRQVLTSLPTEIADQQIYNVKIPFEGDPITNQRSSGRCWLFASTNVFRVALMKRFDLESFELSQQYLFYWDKLEKANWFLEQIIDTATEDLEGRVVQTLLSDLVSDGGQWDMVYNLVEKYGLVPQTLYPDSWNAMSSGILNSLVKTKLREFALRLRALVNSKDGVSTAAISSAKDKMLREISLIMTLLLGPPPNPEEAFTWQYNDKNGKAHQLKTTPKEFAKNIYSPSFPVTSSTVSGMISLVHDPRHEPLSHLSVSRLGNIVGGRGISYVNVDIDTLKGACVKMLKAGLPIFFGSDVGQFSDSRSGIMDLNLYNYELGFNTSLLGMTKAQRLMTGESQMTHAMVLTAVHLDEQTGKPVRWRVQNSWGTTAGDKGWFVMSDAWLDEFVYQAVVDPRVLSKEVRDVLKKEAIVLPLWDPMGSLA, via the exons ATGGGCGCCCAGCAATCCAAGACCGAGCCTACGCTCCACGAAAAGGCGGTTCTCGAGCGCCTTCAAAACCTACAggttcaagaccaagatgacTACGTCGAAGTCACCAGtgacgccgagaaggcctCCATTGGACCGCTGATTAGAGATGCTGAAGGTCTCCCGCTCCACGTACTCGAGTCGTGGCaggccgccatcatcaaggaccccaagaacAA GCTTGCCCTCACAGCTCTTAGCTCTGCGAACCCGCGCCAGGTTCTTACCTCGTTGCCGACCGAGATCGCAGACCAGCAGATCTACAACGTCAAGATCCCATTCGAAGGCGACCCCATCACAAACCAGCGCTCCAGCGGTCGATGCTGGCTCTTTGCGTCCACCAACGTATTTCGAGTTGCCCTCATGAAGCGCTTTGACCTTGAGAGCTTCGAGCTGTCACAGCAATACCTCTTTTACTGGGACAAGCTCGAGAAAGCCAACTGGTTCCTCGAGCAGATCATCGATACCGCTACGGAGGATCTTGAAGGCCGCGTCGTCCAGACCCTGCTTAGTGATCTGGTATCCGACGGTGGCCAGTGGGACATGGTATACAACCTGGTTGAGAAGTATGGCCTCGTGCCCCAGACCCTCTACCCCGACAGCTGGAATGCTATGAGCTCCGGTATCTTGAACAGCctcgtcaagaccaagcttCGAGAGTTCGCACTCAGGCTTCGGGCCCTAGTCAACTCCAAGGACGGGGTTTCTACCGCCGCCATCTCCTCAGCCAAAGACAAGATGCTGCGTGAGATCTCCCTCATCATGACTCTCCTGCTGGGTCCACCCCCGAACCCCGAGGAGGCCTTCACTTGGCAGTACAACGACAAGAACGGAAAGGCCCACCAGCTCAAGACCACCCCCAAGGAGTTTGCCAAGAACATCTATAGCCCAAGCTTCCCCGTCACATCCAGCACCGTCAGCGGCATGATCTCACTTGTACACGATCCGCGCCACGAGCCTCTATCCCACCTCTCAGTCTCCCGGCTTGGCAACATTGTCGGTGGTCGCGGAATCAGCTATGTCAACGTCGACATCGACACTCTCAAGGGCGCATGCGTcaagatgctcaaggccggTCTCCCTATCTTCTTTGGCAGTGACGTAGGCCAGTTCAGTGACTCCAGGTCTGGCATCATGGACCTCAACCTCTACAACTATGAGCTAGgcttcaacaccagcctACTCGGTATGACCAAAGCACAGAGGCTGATGACGGGCGAGAGTCAGATGACTCATGCTATGGTGCTGACGGCAGTACATCTTGACGAGCAGACGGGTAAGCCGGTCCGCTGGCGAGTGCAGAACAGCTGGGGCACTACTGCCGGAGACAAGGGATGGTTTGTCATGAGCGATGCATGGCTGGACGAGTTTGTATACCAGGCAGTCGTCGACCCGCGTGTCCTCAGCAAGGAGGTTCGAGATgtgctcaagaaggaggctaTTGTCCTGCCGCTGTGGGATCCCATGGGCTCACTTGCCTAG